The proteins below are encoded in one region of Pelotomaculum schinkii:
- a CDS encoding sulfurtransferase TusA family protein, producing the protein MAVRDLDCLYEACPIPLIKTMKELRTMNSGDILVVHSDQSCVGVIMVEWAEQNNYQVKLVETENGEWEVYIQKP; encoded by the coding sequence ATGGCGGTAAGGGATCTTGATTGTTTGTATGAGGCGTGTCCTATTCCTTTGATTAAGACCATGAAGGAATTAAGAACAATGAATTCCGGGGACATTTTGGTGGTACATTCGGATCAAAGTTGTGTTGGAGTTATTATGGTGGAGTGGGCAGAGCAGAACAACTATCAAGTAAAACTAGTTGAAACAGAGAATGGAGAATGGGAAGTATATATTCAAAAACCATAA
- a CDS encoding YeeE/YedE thiosulfate transporter family protein, which produces MMECLKKPWTYWVGGVLLGVLNVVLLALSGTVWQVTGGFLLWGAGALELAGFEPFKWEFFKLHHAKYGEIILNHNIFINKYTILNVGVIVGSLLATLLASQFKIGKAKNIKQVVFALIGGIMMGYGARLAAGCNIGSFFSGIPSFSLHAWVFWIFVVLGAWLGTKILIKYLL; this is translated from the coding sequence ATGATGGAATGCCTAAAAAAACCCTGGACCTATTGGGTGGGTGGAGTCTTGCTTGGAGTGCTTAATGTAGTTTTACTGGCTCTTAGCGGCACTGTGTGGCAAGTTACTGGTGGTTTTTTGCTCTGGGGCGCCGGAGCTTTAGAATTGGCCGGATTTGAACCATTCAAATGGGAATTTTTTAAACTTCATCATGCTAAATATGGAGAAATAATTTTAAACCATAATATATTTATTAACAAATACACTATCTTAAATGTCGGTGTCATTGTAGGTTCCTTGCTTGCAACCTTGTTAGCTTCCCAATTTAAAATAGGAAAAGCAAAGAATATAAAACAGGTTGTGTTTGCTCTTATAGGGGGAATTATGATGGGTTATGGTGCAAGACTAGCTGCCGGCTGTAATATTGGAAGTTTTTTTAGCGGGATTCCGTCATTTTCCCTGCATGCGTGGGTCTTTTGGATTTTTGTTGTTTTAGGTGCATGGTTAGGAACTAAGATTTTAATAAAATATTTATTATAA
- a CDS encoding YeeE/YedE thiosulfate transporter family protein — MAQTQLRGLIDTMDYTLIPGAINPVGLHTMIGAFIFGIGMTIAGGCASGVLMRIGEGHVLPWVALLGFFIGTTLGAKNYSFWYDNIISKARVVYFPEHISLEVVVIVQIIVLVGLYKLAAWYEKKSVQG, encoded by the coding sequence ATGGCTCAAACTCAATTAAGGGGCTTAATAGATACCATGGATTATACTCTTATTCCGGGAGCTATAAATCCTGTAGGCCTTCATACAATGATTGGAGCCTTTATCTTTGGTATTGGGATGACTATTGCAGGAGGATGCGCATCAGGTGTGCTCATGAGAATAGGGGAAGGACATGTTTTGCCGTGGGTTGCCCTGTTGGGATTTTTTATTGGAACTACACTTGGAGCTAAAAATTATTCTTTTTGGTATGACAACATTATTAGTAAAGCAAGGGTAGTTTATTTTCCGGAGCATATAAGTTTAGAAGTTGTTGTTATAGTGCAGATAATTGTTTTGGTAGGATTGTACAAGCTTGCAGCCTGGTATGAAAAAAAGAGTGTTCAAGGATAA
- a CDS encoding transposase, translated as MKRKRYPQDFKEQLVKEAQEVGNALSVAKRHGISEKSLYRWIQESKYKAWKETDGNAKKVAAYIPSPQEFKQIEKENNTLKKLLGEKDLEISILRDLVKKTRPGYPTE; from the coding sequence ATGAAACGTAAAAGATATCCTCAGGATTTCAAAGAGCAGCTTGTTAAAGAAGCCCAGGAAGTCGGTAATGCTCTTTCAGTTGCCAAGCGGCACGGAATTAGTGAAAAATCATTATACCGCTGGATTCAAGAATCTAAATACAAAGCTTGGAAGGAAACGGATGGAAATGCTAAAAAGGTAGCGGCATACATTCCATCACCCCAGGAATTCAAGCAAATAGAAAAGGAAAATAACACTCTTAAGAAGTTGCTTGGTGAAAAAGATTTAGAGATTTCCATACTTAGGGACCTGGTAAAAAAGACTCGCCCGGGCTATCCGACAGAATAG